The Streptomyces rubrogriseus genomic sequence GCCGGAGCGCATCAGGTGGAACGCCTGCTGGAAGACCCCGGGGACCTGCGCGGCCTCCAGGACGGTGACCGCCATCTTCGTCACCGGCTTGGCGATCGAGGCGATGTCGACGGCCTGGAAGTCCTCCTTGTGGATCACGGCGGTCGGCGCCTGGCCGGTGATGCACAGGATCGGGATCGAGTCGCCGATCGCCGAGTAGAGACCGGTGATCATGTCGGTGCCGGCCGGGCCCGAGGTGCCGATGCAGACGCCGATGTTGCCGGGGTGGGTGCGGGTGTAGCCCTCGGCCATGTGCGAGGCGCCCTCGACGTGACGGGCGAGGGTGTGCTGGACACCGCCGGACGCCTTGAGCGCCGCGTAGAAGGGGTTGATCGCCGCACCGGGCACACCGAACGCGTCGGTGACGCCCTCGCGCTTGAGGATCTCAACTGCCGCTCGGGCAGCGGTCATACGAGCCATCGAGTACTCCTGATCCGGCTGTCGGATTCGCACTCCCGTCGCGCCCCGCGGTGAGCTTCTTCCGTAGCAACTTCCGTATAGCGAAATTTGTTTTCTACGATCTGGAAGTAATGTAAGTGGGCAGCCGGGGGCCGTCAAGAGAGGACGATGGGGTCATGTCCGAGACCATCTCGGTGTGCTGCACCGCCTGCGGGCGCCGGCACCGCTACACGGCACCGTCGTACCCCTGCGTGTGCGGGGCGCCCGTCGCCCCGGAGCTGGATCCGCGCGGGGCCGCCACCGCGGTCACCCGGCGGGCCTGGGACGAGGAGTGGATCGGGGTGCGCTGCGCGGCCTGCGGGACCGAGAGCCGGTGGCCGCGGCCGGAGCTGGGCTGCCCCTGCGGGACGGTGCTGTGCGTGCCGGTGGACGCCGCGGCCGCGGGCCGGTCCGGGCGCACTCCGGGGTCACGGGTCCCGGCGCACCGGGCCGTTCCGGTCCGCACCGCCCGCGACGCGGTCACGGCCGCCGTGCTGTACCTGCGCGGCCTCGGCCACCGGGACGTGCGCCGCGCGGACCAGCGCCCGCTGTCCGGCATCGGACTGGCGGCGCCCGGCCTCGTCGTCCAGGTGGATCCGACGGTGGGCCCGGCCTCGGTGCGGGACGTGGAGTGCCTGTGGCTGACGGCCATGGCGGAGTCGGCGCGGGGGGTGTACTTCTCGCTCGCCGGGTACGCCGAGGACGCCCGGGTCCGCGGCGACCTGCTGGACGTCGCGCTGTTCGTGCTCGACCCGTCGGGCGTGCCGCGCCCGGCGAACGCGCCGGCCGTGGCGCTGGACGCCACGGCCGGCCGGGACTGACGCGGCGGCTACCTCGCCGCGAACCCGAAGGTGGTGCCGGAGGCGGGGAGACCGCCCTGTCCCGGCTGGTAGGCGGTGACCGCGGTGTTGGTCTCGCCGAGGGTCACGTTGGACATCGGCAGGGCGTACAGCGCACCGGTGCTGGTCGGACCGTAGGGCATGCCCACGTACAGGTGGGTGCCGGTGAAGTGGAGACTGGAGCCGAGGCGCTGGTTCGCGCCCGGGGTCCCTGGGATGCCGTCGCCGTCGCCGGACTCGATCCACTTGTCGTTGGCGCCGGGCGAACCGAGCAGCGAGAAGACGTGCACCGCGCCGGCACTGGCCGCCGAGCCGAGTGCCTCGTCCGGGATGCCGACGGCCAGCTTCATCGTCGCCGTGGTGCTCACCGCGCGCGGCGCGGTGTTGACGGCGGTGAGGGTGGACCCGAAGTGGTCGCCCGCCTCCGAGGCACCGGAGACGTCGTCCTCGTTGGTGCCGGAGTAGAAGCCGTTGAGCTGCTTGTAGGTGCCGTCGGCGGCGATCCGGAAGGTGTAGACGCTGCCCGCCTCCGCCTTGTTCGCACCGTTGATGCTCAGGGTCTCGCCCGGTGAACCGACCGCGAGGATCGACTCGTCGGCGCGCGCCGCACCGGACGGACGGTACGGGGCGAGGGCCAGGGCCGCGCCGAAGCGGTCACCGGCCTCGGCACCGCCGGAGACGGTGTCCAGGTCCTGGTCGAGACCGAACAGCGGGGTGGGCCGCTTCTCGCTGTTCAGCGTGTGCGAGAAGACCGCGAGGTTGCCGGCGGCGGCGTCCGCGCCGATGGCCTCCTCGGGCGCGCCGATGACGAGGTGGTTGGCGTCGGCGGCGAGCACCGCGCCGAAACCGTCGTTCGCCTCGACGGCGCCGGGCACGTCCAGCCGGTCCTGGTGGATGCCCGCGTTGGTGCCGCCCCGGACGTAGTAGACCTGGCCCGCCTTGGCGACGGTGCCGAGGCTCTCGCCCGGTACACCGATGGCGAGGAACGGCTCACCGGCGGCGGTGGTACCGGCCGCGAGTGCCTGCCCCATCAGGTCGCCGGTCTCCGACGCGGAGGCGCCGATGGTCCCGTTTCCGGCCCCCTGCTCGAAGTGGGTGGCCTTGGTCGCCGAGGTGCCGAGACCGCCCCGGCCGCCGTGCAGGATGTCGACCATGCCCGCGTCGACGGCCTCGCCGAGGTTCTCGCGCGGAGTGCCGACCGCGAGGTCGCTGCACCCGTCCTCGTCGTAGTCGACGACGGCCAGCGCGGTGCCGAACTGGTCGTTGCCCTCGGAGCCGCCGGGGACCCAGTCGAGGTCCTGGGTGATCTCGGCGGTGCCCTTGCCGCCGCCGTAGACGACCCTGACCAGGCCCGCCTTGGCGTGTGTGTCGACGTCCGCCATCGGGTCGGCGACGGCGACGTCCTCGACGCCGTCGCAGTTGAAGTCGGTGATCCGGTTGGCGCCGGTCTTGGACGCCACCCAGGAGCCGAGGTCGTCGACGCGGGCGACGATGCCGCCGGTGCGCGTCTCGGCGGCGTCGATGCCGAAGCAACCGCCCTGGTAGGAACGGCTGCTCAGGGCGGCCAGCCGCCGGGTGCCGTCCGCGGTGCGCACCAGCGGGCCGCCGGTGTCGCCCATGCAGGCGGCCGCGCCGTCCTTGCCGGTCACCGTCGCGGTGGTGGCGTCCGGCGCGTCCACCGAGAAGACGCCGGTGTGCAGGTTCAGCGGCGCCCACTCGGACGCGCTGCGGCCGTACCCGGCGAGCGTCAGCTCCTCGCCGGCGGTGGGGGCGGTGGTGGCCAGGGCGAGCGGGGTGACATTGGTGACCGGGCGGTTCAGCCGGGCCAGTACCACGTCACGGTCGGTGCGCGGCACCAGCTCCACGACCTTGCGGACCGCGCCCCCCGTGCCGGTGAGGTCGGCCCGGCCGATGGTCGCGGTGGTGGCGAGGGCGGGCTTGCCCGGGGGCACCGCGAGGCTCTCGGCGGGGTTGTCGGCGAAGCAACTGGCGGCGGTCAGCAGCCACTCGGTGTCGACCAGGACGCCGGAGCAGCCGCGGTCGTGGCCGCCGATCACCAGCTGCGCGGTGTAGGCGTGCGTGGTGTCGGAGTCGGCGGCGGCGGGGCCGGTGACGGCGGCGGCCGGTGACGCCGTCATGAGCGCGGAGCCCGCGGCAAGGGCGACCGCTAGTGCGGCGAAGCGTATGGATCGGGGGTGGCCCACTGGTCTCGCGCGGTGCACGGATAACTCCTCAACTTTCAATCAACGAAGTGCCAGAAATATGCCCCCACCCCGATGCAGACCGTGGCCGACCCAAACATCCAGTACAACGAGGGCATATTGACCGGAACTTTGTCCCAGGGTTTTTCTTCCTGTTCCGCGATATCGGCCGCAACTCTTTTCGCAACGGGTACGAACATAACGACGAACATCAAGAGGGCGCCACAGTAGATGTACAAGGTGTGCGCGACGGAATAACTCTTCACCACAGCACTGGGCAGCAGGAAAACCCAGCCCGCAGGCGGGACCAGGACCATGCGCAGCCTTGCCTTGGGTGTCGGCATGACCCATGCCATCGCAGCCATGTATATGACAGTGACGCCTGCCGAAACCAGGAACCATTGGGTTGTGGTGATGTCAGCAGTCACGGTCGGAAGCCTCCTGAGCAGGATATTTCCCGCTGCTCCTCGAGCATTGAAATCCCGCCCAGGAGACTACCATTGTCATTTCACCAAGGCGTCAGATCGTGCCAGGTATCGCTGACGGCGTCACCCACGGCCCTTCCGGCATCAACAACCGTACTGGTGGCCGGGGACAGGATGGCCGCACCCACGCGCCGGGCCTGGACGCCGACCGACATGGCACCCGCCCCCAGTCCGCGGAACGCGTCGTCGATCGCGCCGACAGTGCCCCCGAACTTGCCCCAGGGAAGACCGGTGGTGAAAACACCGATCGCGACACTGAATGCCGAGGTGAGGAATTCCTCGGACATGATGCCGTCGGTGAAACCGTAGATGACCGTGCTGGCGACGCCCGTGAGGAAGGAGACGCCTCCGAAGAACGCGAAGCCCGCCTCCCCGAACGGCGGCGGGACCAGAAGACTGCCCGCGGCGGCGTATCCGGTCCACGTGGAGATGGTGCCGAGCGTGGAAGCGGCGCTCCGCCACTCGTCCTTGTCGGCGCCGAGGAAGGTCCCCGGCTCCTTCACCCCGTCGTTCTCCGCGGTGTCGGCCTGGTCGATGGCGTTCTGTTTGGCCTTGTTCGCCTCCTCCTTGGCCTTCCTCGCCGCCTCGATCTGCTCCTGCCTGCGCTTCTGGTGGTAGATCTGCTTCGCCTCGGACGCGGCCGCCGCCGCCTCCCTCGCGTCCTTGCCTGCCTGCGTCGCCGAGGCACGGGCCGAGTTCGCCGAGGCCTGGGCGTTGTTGGCGGACACCACCGCCGATGCGGCGGCCGCGGTCGCCCGGTTGGCGGAGTAGTTGGCGTGCCGGGCGGCGGTGCGTGCGGTCAGGGCCGCGTTCTTCGCCTTCTCGGCGGAGGCCTGGGCCTCCTTCGCCGACTTCTCGGCGTCGTCCGCGTGGGCGTCCGCCTGCTTCTTGTACTCCTCAGCCTGCTCGGCGGACTTCGAGGCGGCCGTGGCCCACCGCTGCGCGTCCTCTGCCGCCTTGCGTGCCTCCGCCGCCACCTTCTGCGCGTAGGCCGCGTTCGTCACCGCGTCCTGAGCGTGCTTGGCCGCCTGGGCGAGCAGCGCCTGCATCGCGGCGATGTGCGCGGCGGCGTCCGCGTCGATCTGCAGCATCCGCTGGTACACAGTGTTGACGAAGTTGCGGCGCATCCAGCTCGGGCCCTCGAGCGCCACGGTAGCGGCCGTCTTGGTGTACGGACCCGCGGAGTCGAGCTTCGAGAAGACGGCTACGTTGTCGTCCTCCGCCAGCGCCGGCCCGTACTTGACGGTGAAGAACTCGTGCACCGCCTTCGCCGAACCGTCGTTGAGCGCCTCGGTCGCCGCCTGGGTGACCGCCTTGCCGGGATTCTCACCGAGGATTCGGAAGATCGCCGCGGTCTGGTCCTCCCGGGCGGCGTCGATGGCGCCGGTGGTGAGGAACGCGGTGGGGGCGGCATCGTCCGAGGACTCCAGCGCCGTCTGCGCCGCGCTCGCCACGTCGACGGTGGAGACCTGGGCGATGAACAGGACGGTCTCGCGGTCGTCCTGCTTCTGCGCGATGGACCGGTCCGTGTCGACCCAGTTCAGGACCGATTCCTCGCCCGCGGCGAGGGCGAACGCCGCCGCCTCGCGGGTCCAGGTGCCGCTGGAGGAGCACAGGCTGAAGCAGGCCTTGCGGCCCTGCTCGACGGCGGTCGCGCGGTCTCCGGCCGCGAGTGCCTGCTCGGCCGCCGCGATCAGGTCCCGCGTGGCCGAGTCCATGGCCTGCTGCTGGGTCAGCTGATTACGGGCGTTCTCGTTGTCCTGCTGCTCGATCCTGGCGAGCTCGACGGCCTCCGCCTTGCCCTGATCGGCGTATTCCTCGAGCTTGGCCAGTTCCGCCTCGCGCGCCTCCTTCTCCACGGCCTGGGCGTCCAGCACCGCCTTTATCGCGGCGTCGGCCGCCTCCTGGGCGTCGGCGGCCCAGGCGGTGCTCTTGTTGGCGAAGTCGACGGCCTGGCCCGCGGCCTTCGCGGCCTCCTCGGCCGCGGCGGCGGCCTTCTCGGCGTGAGCGGCCGCGGAGTTGGCCGCGTCGCGCGCGGCTCCGGCCGCGGCCGCCGCCTTGTTGGCCAGGGACTGTGCCGCGGAGGCGGCGCGGGTGGCACGAGCCGCCTGGGCATCCGCCTGCTGGGCGGCGGCACGGGCGGCGGCCGCCTCCGCCTTGGCGGCACCGGCGGCACCGGCCGCGGTGGCCGACGCGTTGGCGGCGACCGCGGCGTCCCGCGCGGCTGCGGCGGCCGAGTTGCCTACCACCACGGACTGGGCGGAGGCGATCTTGGCCTGGTCGGCGGCCGCGGCGGCCGTCCGTGCCTTGGCGGCGGCGTTGCGGGCGGCGACGGCGGCGTTCTTCGCGGCCGCCGTCTTCGACGCGTCCTTCGACGCGGCCATGGCGGCCTGGTAGGCCGTGGAGGCGGCGCGTGCGGCCGTGGCCGCGGCGGACGTCGCCGCGTGGGCGGCCCAGGCGGCCTTGCGGGCCGCGGTCTGGGCCGCGTAGGAAGCGGAGATGGCGGTCGTCGCCGCGTTGGCCGCGCCCTTGGCGGCGCTGGCCGCCTTGCGGGCGGCGGCGGCGGACTTCGCCACGTCCTCCTTCGCGGCCTGCGCCTCGGCGGCGGCCTCCTGTGCCGCCGCCTTGGCCGCGGCTGCGGCCTTCTTCGCCTTGTCCGACTCCTCCTTGGCCTTCTCCGTCGACAACTCGGCGCGCGCGGACTGCCGTTGGGTCACGGCGACGAGCTGCTCGATGGACGCGGCCTCCTCGTCGCGCGCCCGGGCTATGTTCTGGCCGATCTCCAGGAACCAGCGGATGGCGTCGGCACTGCCGTCGTTCAGCGCGCGCTGCGCGTACGTGGTCAGTTCGGGTCCGGCGCCGTTGAGGAGCTTGAACACCTCGGCCGTCTCGTCCTCGAGGCGCGCCGTGAACTGGGTCTCGGTGATGAACTTCAGCAGGGCGTCGCCGGAGCCGTCGTTCAGCGCGGTGTCGGCGGCGGCCTTGACGCTCCTGCCGCCCAGGCCCTTCAGCGTGAAGGTGAGGGCGCTCATGTCCTCCCGCTGCGCCGCCTCGTACCCACCGGCGAGGAAGGCCTCGATGGCCGCGTCCCCGGCGGTCAGAGCGTCGGAGACGGCCGCCGTGGTGCCCTTGCCCGCGAGGGCGAGCGCCTTGAAGAGGGCGACCTGGTTGTCCTCGGCGACTGCGGCGGGCAGCTTCGTGGCGACGAACTCCTCGACGTCGGCGTCGGTGCCGACGAGAGCGGCGGCCGCGGCGGCCTTGGTCGCCTTTCCGCCGGTCTGCCATGCGGTCACCGCTCGCGCGCGGGCGGTGTCGGGAAGCGACGGCAGGTTGGGGGCGTCACCCGACGCGGCCGTGGCGGCGAAGACCCGGGCGGTGGCGGTGAGGGGCAGCGCTGCCGCCGCCGTCGTGGCGGCAGCCACGCTCAGGACCCGGCGTCTGCTCCAGTACGTGGTGTTCAAGAATCGACTCCCGATCGTTCTGCGGTCGGCGGCCCTTGGGCATGCCTGAGCGCCACCGACGGTGGATGAGAGGAAGAACGAGACGTGCGCTGCCGCGACGCAGCACCCTGCCCACGGGAGAACCGGCCCGGCACAGGGCACACGAAGGCCCCGGGCCGGACGGGCATGACCCCCCACGGCGACCGGATCACCGGATCACCGCCGACAACGATGTCCCGGCAGGACGGCTGCGAGGCGGCGGCGACTACTTGGTGGTGGTGATCTCCAGGAGCATGTGGTCGCGGCCCTCGGGATCGGCGGTCTCGCCCACGTTCGTGAGCGCGCCGGCGGGGATTTCGTAGTGCGACTCTTCGTTGTCGACGGTCATCGTCACGTCGGCGGACTGGTCCGCGGCACCCTTGATGCCGTACACCGCGGGAATCTCCACGCTGAGGTAGCCGCTGTTCCCGGTGACGCGGAAGCAGACGTGTTCGGGCCGGTAGCGCACCCACAGCTCCATGAGGCCGCTCTCGCTGCCGCACTCGGCGAGCACGATGTGCCCGTCGCCCCGCTTGAGGACGAGGCCCTGTTCTTCCTGGATCTTGTCTGCCCCGGGGTAGTTGAAGTCCTCGACGGCGTAGCCGGGGCCCTCGTCCGCGACGGTGGCGGTCGCGGGCGGAGACGGCTGGGCCGAGGAAGAGGCGGTCCAGGCGACGGCAGCCGCCGTCGCCAGACAGACGGCCACACCTGTACGAGCGATGGGTCTCAAAGCACGTCCTAACTGGCTGAGCGCCCTCGGAGGAGTGACTGAGTCCGCAGGCAGGACGAACTCAGGGCGCACTCCCGGACGGCGCCACGAGACTTTGTCAACTCGCCTTATCCAAACAACAGTTCCTTCACATGTCCACCAGATCAAAACGGACGATCACCGGGATTGGCGGGCGAACCGGCCCTCTTGTCTCACGCTCCGTACCGCTCCCGCAACTCCACTTTGCGCACCTTCCCCGACACGGTCATCGGGAAGGAGTCGAGGAGCTGGAGGCGGCTGGGCACCTTGTAGTGGGCGAGCTGCCCGGCGCAGTAGGCGCGCAGTTCCTCCAGGGTGAGCGGGTCGGCGGCGTCGCGCACGACGACGCAGGCCAGGACCTCCTCGCCGTAGCGTTCGTGCGGGACGCCGACGACCTGGACGTCCGCGATCTTCGGGTGGGCGTACAGGAACTCCTCGATCTCGCGCGGGTAGACGTTCTCGCCGCCCCGGATGATCATGTCCTTGATGCGGCCGACGATCTCCACGTATCCGTCCTCGCGCATCACCGCGAGGTCCCCGGTGTGCATCCAGCGGCCCGGGTCGACGGCCTCGGCGGTCTTCCCGGGCTCCTCCCAGTAGCCGAGCATCACGCTGTAGCCGCGGGTGCGCAGTTCGCCCGCCTCGCCGCGCGGCAGGGTCACGCCGGTGACCGGGTCGGCGACCTTGACCTCGATGTGCGGCAGGACGCGGCCGACGGTGCCGGTGCGGTGTTCGAGGTCGTCGTCCATGCGGGTCTGCAGGGAGACCGGGGAGGTCTCGGTCATGCCGTAGCAGATGGAGACCTGCTCCATGTGCATCTCGGCGACCACCCGCTTCATCACCTCCACCGGGCAGGGCGAGCCCGCCATGATGCCGGTGCGCAGGGAGGTGAGGTCGTAGGAGGCGAAGTCCGGCAGGTTCAGCTCGGCGATGAACATCGTCGGGACGCCGTACAGGGACGTGCACCGCTCCCGCTGCACCGCCTCCAGCGTGGCCGCCGGCTCGAAGGACGGGGCCGGGATGACGATGCAGGCGCCGTGGGAGGTGGCGCCCAGGTTGCCCATGACCATGCCGAAGCAGTGGTAGAAGGGCACCGGCAGACAGACCCGGTCCTGCTCGGTGTAGCCGACCGTGCGGCCCACCCAGTAGCCGTTGTTGAGGATGTTGTGGTGGGAGAGGGTGGCGCCCTTCGGGAAGCCGGTGGTGCCGGAGGTGTACTGGATGTTGACCGGGTCGTCGCAGCTCAGTTCGGCGGCGAGGGCGTCGACCCGCTCCTGCTCCACCGCGGCGGCGCCCGCGGTGAGCGCGTCCCAGGACGGGTCGCCGATGTAGACGGTCTCGCGCAGCGCGGGGCAGCGGCCGCGGACCTGCTCCACGATCGCCCGGTAGTCGCTGCTCTTGTGGGCGAGCGAGGCGACCAGCAGGGTGATGCCGGACTGCTTGAGGACGTACTCCAACTCGTGGGCCCGGTAGGCCGGGTTGACGTTCACCATGATGACGCCGATGCGGGCGGTGGCGTACTGGACGAGGACCCACTCGGGGCAGTTGACCGCCCAGATGCCGACCCGGTCGCCCCTCGTGACGCCCTTCGCGAGCAGCCCCCGGGCCAGCTCGTCGACGGCTGCGCCGAACTCGGCGTAGGTCCAGCGCCGTCCGGACGGGACGTCGACGAGGGCCTCGCGGCCCGGGTGGGCGGCGATCGCACGGCCGAGGTTGGCGCCTACGGTGTCGCCGAGCAGCGGGGTGGTGCTGGTGCCGTGCGCGTACGACGGCTGGGGCGCGGGTGCGGTCACCGGAAGTCCTCCTCGCGGTACTCGTTCGCGGAACCGGCCGCCGTGGCCTCGCGCAGTTCGATGCGGCGGATCTTGCCGGAGACGGTCTTGGGCAGCTCGCCGAACTCCAGGCGGCGCAGCCGCTTGTAGGGGGCGAGCGTGTCGCGGGAGTGCTCGAAGAGCACCTTCGCGGTGTCCGATCCGGGCTCCCAGCCCGCCGCGAGCACGATGTACGCCTTCGGCACCGCGAGGCGCAGTTCGTCCGGGGCGGGCACGACCGCGGCCTCGACGACCGCCTCGTGCTCCAGCAGCGCGCTCTCCAGCTCGAAGGGGCTGATCTTGTAGTCGGAGGCCTTGAACACGTCGTCGGCCCGGCCCACGTAGGTGAGGTAGCCGTCCTCGTCGCGGGCGCCGATGTCGCCGGTGCGGTAGTAGCCGCCGGCCATCGCCTCGGCGGTGCGGTCGGGGTCGCCGTGGTAGCCGGTCATCAGGCCCACGGGGCGGCCGGACAGGTCCAGGGCGATCTCGCCCTCGGCGGCGCCGGGCGCGCCGGTCACCGGGTCGAGCAGCTCGACGCGGTAGCCGGGGCTGGGGCGGCCCATCGAGCCGGTCTTCAGCACCTGGCCGGGGCTGTTGGAGACCTGGACGGCGGTCTCGGTCTGGCCGAAGCCGTCCCGGATGGTCCTCCCCCACAGGCGGCGGACCTGTTCGATCACCTCGGGGTTGAGCGGCTCACCGGCGGCGACGACCTCGCGCGGCGGGGTGGCGAGCCGGGTGAGGTCGGCCTGGATGAGCATGCGCCACACGGTGGGCGGGGCGCAGAAGGTGGTCACCCCGGCCCGGTCCATCTCGGCCATCAGGCGGGTCGCGTCGAACCGCGTGTAGTTGTACAGGAAGACGGTCGCCTCGGCGTTCCACGGCGCGAACAGGTTGGACCAGGCGTGCTTGGCCCAGCCGGGCGAGGAGATGTTGAGGTGGACGTCCCCGGGCTTCAGGCCAATCCAGTACATGGTCGCCAGGTGGCCCACGGGGTACGACACGTGGGTGTGCTCGACCAGCTTGGGGCGGGCGGTGGTGCCGGAGGTGAAGTACAGCATCAGCGGGTCGTCGGCGGCGGTCGGGCCGTCCGGGGTGAAGGTGTCCGG encodes the following:
- a CDS encoding trypsin-like serine protease — encoded protein: MTASPAAAVTGPAAADSDTTHAYTAQLVIGGHDRGCSGVLVDTEWLLTAASCFADNPAESLAVPPGKPALATTATIGRADLTGTGGAVRKVVELVPRTDRDVVLARLNRPVTNVTPLALATTAPTAGEELTLAGYGRSASEWAPLNLHTGVFSVDAPDATTATVTGKDGAAACMGDTGGPLVRTADGTRRLAALSSRSYQGGCFGIDAAETRTGGIVARVDDLGSWVASKTGANRITDFNCDGVEDVAVADPMADVDTHAKAGLVRVVYGGGKGTAEITQDLDWVPGGSEGNDQFGTALAVVDYDEDGCSDLAVGTPRENLGEAVDAGMVDILHGGRGGLGTSATKATHFEQGAGNGTIGASASETGDLMGQALAAGTTAAGEPFLAIGVPGESLGTVAKAGQVYYVRGGTNAGIHQDRLDVPGAVEANDGFGAVLAADANHLVIGAPEEAIGADAAAGNLAVFSHTLNSEKRPTPLFGLDQDLDTVSGGAEAGDRFGAALALAPYRPSGAARADESILAVGSPGETLSINGANKAEAGSVYTFRIAADGTYKQLNGFYSGTNEDDVSGASEAGDHFGSTLTAVNTAPRAVSTTATMKLAVGIPDEALGSAASAGAVHVFSLLGSPGANDKWIESGDGDGIPGTPGANQRLGSSLHFTGTHLYVGMPYGPTSTGALYALPMSNVTLGETNTAVTAYQPGQGGLPASGTTFGFAAR
- a CDS encoding ALF repeat-containing protein translates to MNTTYWSRRRVLSVAAATTAAAALPLTATARVFAATAASGDAPNLPSLPDTARARAVTAWQTGGKATKAAAAAALVGTDADVEEFVATKLPAAVAEDNQVALFKALALAGKGTTAAVSDALTAGDAAIEAFLAGGYEAAQREDMSALTFTLKGLGGRSVKAAADTALNDGSGDALLKFITETQFTARLEDETAEVFKLLNGAGPELTTYAQRALNDGSADAIRWFLEIGQNIARARDEEAASIEQLVAVTQRQSARAELSTEKAKEESDKAKKAAAAAKAAAQEAAAEAQAAKEDVAKSAAAARKAASAAKGAANAATTAISASYAAQTAARKAAWAAHAATSAAATAARAASTAYQAAMAASKDASKTAAAKNAAVAARNAAAKARTAAAAADQAKIASAQSVVVGNSAAAAARDAAVAANASATAAGAAGAAKAEAAAARAAAQQADAQAARATRAASAAQSLANKAAAAAGAARDAANSAAAHAEKAAAAAEEAAKAAGQAVDFANKSTAWAADAQEAADAAIKAVLDAQAVEKEAREAELAKLEEYADQGKAEAVELARIEQQDNENARNQLTQQQAMDSATRDLIAAAEQALAAGDRATAVEQGRKACFSLCSSSGTWTREAAAFALAAGEESVLNWVDTDRSIAQKQDDRETVLFIAQVSTVDVASAAQTALESSDDAAPTAFLTTGAIDAAREDQTAAIFRILGENPGKAVTQAATEALNDGSAKAVHEFFTVKYGPALAEDDNVAVFSKLDSAGPYTKTAATVALEGPSWMRRNFVNTVYQRMLQIDADAAAHIAAMQALLAQAAKHAQDAVTNAAYAQKVAAEARKAAEDAQRWATAASKSAEQAEEYKKQADAHADDAEKSAKEAQASAEKAKNAALTARTAARHANYSANRATAAAASAVVSANNAQASANSARASATQAGKDAREAAAAASEAKQIYHQKRRQEQIEAARKAKEEANKAKQNAIDQADTAENDGVKEPGTFLGADKDEWRSAASTLGTISTWTGYAAAGSLLVPPPFGEAGFAFFGGVSFLTGVASTVIYGFTDGIMSEEFLTSAFSVAIGVFTTGLPWGKFGGTVGAIDDAFRGLGAGAMSVGVQARRVGAAILSPATSTVVDAGRAVGDAVSDTWHDLTPW
- the lbuL gene encoding linear/branched/unsaturated fatty acid:CoA ligase LbuL — encoded protein: MTAPAPQPSYAHGTSTTPLLGDTVGANLGRAIAAHPGREALVDVPSGRRWTYAEFGAAVDELARGLLAKGVTRGDRVGIWAVNCPEWVLVQYATARIGVIMVNVNPAYRAHELEYVLKQSGITLLVASLAHKSSDYRAIVEQVRGRCPALRETVYIGDPSWDALTAGAAAVEQERVDALAAELSCDDPVNIQYTSGTTGFPKGATLSHHNILNNGYWVGRTVGYTEQDRVCLPVPFYHCFGMVMGNLGATSHGACIVIPAPSFEPAATLEAVQRERCTSLYGVPTMFIAELNLPDFASYDLTSLRTGIMAGSPCPVEVMKRVVAEMHMEQVSICYGMTETSPVSLQTRMDDDLEHRTGTVGRVLPHIEVKVADPVTGVTLPRGEAGELRTRGYSVMLGYWEEPGKTAEAVDPGRWMHTGDLAVMREDGYVEIVGRIKDMIIRGGENVYPREIEEFLYAHPKIADVQVVGVPHERYGEEVLACVVVRDAADPLTLEELRAYCAGQLAHYKVPSRLQLLDSFPMTVSGKVRKVELRERYGA
- the ibuL gene encoding isobutyrate:CoA ligase IbuL; this encodes MTTATELFRTARDFLLEHREDYTAAYEGFRWPRPGNFNWALDWFDVIAEGNGRTALHIVEEDGREVRVSFAEMSARSNRVANRLREWGVGPEDRILVMLGNQAELWETALAAMKLRAVVIPATTLLGPADLRDRVDRGRVAHVIARAEDTGKFDDVPGDYTRVAVGGETPAAGWRAYEDVYGAPDTFTPDGPTAADDPLMLYFTSGTTARPKLVEHTHVSYPVGHLATMYWIGLKPGDVHLNISSPGWAKHAWSNLFAPWNAEATVFLYNYTRFDATRLMAEMDRAGVTTFCAPPTVWRMLIQADLTRLATPPREVVAAGEPLNPEVIEQVRRLWGRTIRDGFGQTETAVQVSNSPGQVLKTGSMGRPSPGYRVELLDPVTGAPGAAEGEIALDLSGRPVGLMTGYHGDPDRTAEAMAGGYYRTGDIGARDEDGYLTYVGRADDVFKASDYKISPFELESALLEHEAVVEAAVVPAPDELRLAVPKAYIVLAAGWEPGSDTAKVLFEHSRDTLAPYKRLRRLEFGELPKTVSGKIRRIELREATAAGSANEYREEDFR